A genomic region of Serratia fonticola contains the following coding sequences:
- a CDS encoding DUF3772 domain-containing protein produces MMKSLQLFLFTFLLLGLPLAPLANATQQNPSAELSPQDIATSLKNYQKQLDAIKQQVSKASTDGQLNKLFDATQALSAAAEKLTTDLQPAQEKLQAQLDVLGPPPEPGTMTETASVAQQRNTLNNAKKQLDDAVKRSQAISTGAIDLGQQISGLRRVAFKSQLALNTGSILSSQFWSPEVEPQTEDLARLGDFSQQLQQTWDASWQEEWRYGTLGLLILAVAIWSVGRYLAERFLAWLSIRYLPDGRLRRSFMALATALTTLFATALALNLIETTFSRVQPLTPQVQDFADGFMQLGIFCALIAGLGRAFLSLNRPSWRLAPVNDEIAAGMRYFSPLLAGLALALGTVELVNNVIGASLGTTVQGNGLVAALMAMVLLAIPLHARRIRRRLALRGEHLEKRSTVDGLVHILIMLSAVVIMFSLLIGYVAFARFLTYQLIWVALVMMAFYFLVIFSTDFCAAIFSPQTTSGRALKKSLNVKDRHLEQLTIIFTAFAKCSLILLMIVALLNGSFGTTTPNSLLQKIIAILSGEGLKSLNIVPGNLLNALICLVIGLYILRVTRRWLSHELLPKTISDVGIRASLITLFSNVGYVLLILITLAALGIQWNNLAWIVSALSVGIGFGLQEIVKNFISGLILLTERPVKVGDMIGIGGVEGDVRRINVRATEIQLSDRSTMIVPNSQLISQNVRNATMGNAQGVVTIALTFPTDIDPEQVRNILLNAYREHEAILDTPAPYVRFSQLGPDGIILSVTGYVASPRMVGSTKSDLLFNILKLLRAQQVSLSSPKEVVFMKQRAKNLVDEEEHSS; encoded by the coding sequence ATGATGAAGTCTTTACAGCTTTTCCTGTTTACCTTTCTGTTACTGGGTTTGCCTCTGGCCCCGCTGGCTAATGCAACACAGCAGAACCCCTCGGCCGAACTGAGCCCGCAGGATATTGCCACCTCGCTGAAGAACTACCAGAAACAGTTGGATGCCATTAAACAACAGGTGTCCAAGGCGAGCACTGATGGCCAGTTAAACAAGCTGTTTGATGCCACTCAGGCGTTGTCTGCCGCGGCAGAAAAGCTGACTACCGATCTGCAACCCGCCCAAGAGAAGTTGCAGGCACAACTGGACGTGCTTGGTCCACCGCCTGAGCCGGGCACCATGACCGAAACTGCCAGCGTGGCGCAACAGCGTAATACGCTCAACAATGCCAAAAAACAGTTGGACGATGCGGTAAAACGCTCACAGGCCATCAGCACCGGGGCGATCGATTTGGGCCAGCAAATCAGTGGGCTGCGGCGAGTGGCCTTTAAATCCCAACTGGCGTTGAATACCGGCAGCATTCTCAGCTCACAATTCTGGTCACCTGAGGTGGAACCGCAAACAGAAGATTTGGCGCGGTTGGGGGATTTCAGCCAGCAATTACAGCAGACATGGGATGCAAGTTGGCAGGAAGAGTGGCGTTATGGCACGCTAGGATTACTGATCCTCGCCGTTGCTATCTGGTCTGTGGGACGCTATTTAGCCGAGCGGTTCCTTGCCTGGCTGAGTATCCGTTATTTGCCCGATGGCCGTTTGCGCCGTAGTTTCATGGCGCTGGCTACCGCGCTGACGACGCTGTTTGCTACCGCGTTGGCGTTGAACCTGATTGAAACCACCTTTTCCCGCGTTCAACCCTTGACGCCTCAGGTGCAAGATTTTGCCGACGGGTTTATGCAACTGGGGATTTTCTGCGCACTGATCGCCGGGTTAGGCCGCGCATTTCTTTCCTTGAACCGTCCCTCATGGCGTCTGGCACCGGTGAATGATGAGATTGCTGCGGGTATGCGTTATTTTTCTCCGCTCTTGGCCGGGCTGGCGCTGGCGCTAGGCACGGTAGAGCTGGTCAATAACGTGATTGGTGCCAGTCTGGGCACCACGGTGCAGGGGAACGGGCTGGTTGCGGCACTGATGGCCATGGTGTTGCTGGCAATACCGCTTCATGCCCGACGTATTCGCCGCAGATTGGCGCTGCGTGGGGAACACCTTGAGAAGCGTTCAACGGTAGATGGGCTGGTGCATATTCTGATTATGCTTTCTGCCGTGGTGATTATGTTCTCACTGTTGATCGGCTATGTCGCTTTCGCCCGTTTCCTGACCTACCAGTTGATCTGGGTAGCACTGGTCATGATGGCGTTCTATTTCCTGGTGATTTTTTCTACTGACTTCTGTGCGGCCATTTTCTCGCCGCAAACAACCAGCGGGCGGGCGTTAAAAAAATCGCTTAATGTTAAAGATCGCCACCTGGAACAATTGACCATCATCTTCACAGCCTTCGCCAAATGCTCGTTGATATTGTTGATGATAGTCGCGCTGCTCAATGGTTCCTTTGGTACCACCACACCGAACTCATTGCTGCAGAAGATTATTGCCATTCTGAGTGGTGAAGGGCTGAAAAGCCTGAATATTGTCCCGGGTAACCTGCTCAATGCGTTGATTTGCCTGGTGATCGGTCTCTATATCCTGCGGGTGACCCGGCGCTGGTTAAGCCATGAACTGTTGCCGAAAACCATCAGTGATGTCGGTATCCGCGCTTCACTCATCACGCTGTTCAGTAACGTGGGTTATGTGCTGCTGATCCTGATCACGCTGGCGGCGCTGGGGATCCAGTGGAACAATCTGGCGTGGATCGTCAGTGCATTATCGGTCGGTATCGGTTTCGGCCTGCAGGAAATCGTGAAGAACTTTATCTCTGGTCTGATCCTGTTGACGGAACGTCCAGTGAAGGTTGGGGATATGATTGGCATCGGCGGGGTTGAAGGGGATGTGCGGCGGATTAACGTGCGTGCCACCGAGATCCAACTTAGCGATCGTTCAACCATGATTGTCCCCAACTCGCAGTTGATCTCACAGAACGTGCGTAACGCCACTATGGGCAACGCCCAAGGGGTAGTGACCATTGCGCTGACATTTCCTACTGATATCGATCCCGAGCAGGTGCGCAATATTCTGCTGAATGCTTACCGGGAGCATGAGGCCATTCTTGACACGCCAGCGCCTTATGTCCGCTTTAGTCAACTAGGTCCGGATGGGATTATCCTCAGCGTAACCGGTTATGTTGCCAGCCCGCGAATGGTGGGATCCACCAAGAGCGATCTGTTATTCAATATCTTGAAATTATTACGGGCGCAACAGGTTAGCCTTTCCAGTCCGAAAGAAGTGGTGTTTATGAAACAACGGGCAAAAAACCTGGTTGATGAAGAGGAACACTCTTCCTGA